The Elusimicrobiota bacterium genome has a window encoding:
- a CDS encoding response regulator, protein MAKKRVLIVEDHKANADAIRDFIHFVFEDWVIENTSTGTDAIQRSLANPPDVMILDIALADEVNGLEVIRQLWQGGLREKPKVVITTAMGNKAFRGPRAGKSWVDQLNEQEKQLVSGFFEKPYGWHDFLSAVAQAAGVEPPDKINLIPDNE, encoded by the coding sequence ATGGCTAAAAAGCGGGTTTTGATCGTGGAGGACCACAAGGCGAATGCGGATGCGATTCGCGATTTTATCCATTTTGTTTTTGAGGATTGGGTCATTGAAAATACCTCAACCGGAACGGATGCCATTCAACGCTCTCTGGCCAATCCTCCCGATGTCATGATCCTGGATATCGCTCTGGCGGATGAGGTCAACGGTCTTGAAGTGATCCGGCAGCTCTGGCAGGGCGGCCTGCGGGAGAAACCAAAGGTTGTTATCACGACGGCCATGGGCAACAAGGCGTTTCGCGGGCCGCGCGCCGGCAAGTCATGGGTGGATCAACTCAATGAGCAGGAGAAACAGCTGGTCAGCGGTTTTTTTGAGAAACCGTATGGCTGGCATGACTTTTTAAGCGCTGTGGCTCAAGCCGCCGGGGTTGAGCCTCCGGATAAAATTAATCTGATCCCGGATAACGAGTAG
- a CDS encoding Trm112 family protein has product MRWWFLRGKKIDLAQILACPTCKGKLFRKEGTYECASCRLSYPIQAEIPILLKETASPLR; this is encoded by the coding sequence ATTCGCTGGTGGTTTTTAAGAGGCAAAAAGATTGATTTGGCTCAAATTCTCGCTTGTCCGACGTGCAAAGGGAAGTTATTCAGAAAAGAAGGGACCTATGAGTGCGCGTCTTGTCGACTTTCGTATCCGATTCAAGCGGAGATCCCCATTTTATTGAAAGAGACAGCTTCACCTCTTCGATGA
- a CDS encoding VCBS repeat-containing protein has protein sequence MEIYGLILAVVLMVPNLLVAAVPDGYIVKVESATVYLDWGKAAGIEPGAQFSVYRFGSELKHPVSGEILGKTENPVGAGMIDRVEDKFSIGRILSGQETVKTGDRTRLMETPALLVPAVVPAIVSGTSTPAQVPQEIWRSEPLKGEAVGIALADIDGDGQKEVVVAYRDQIEAFRWNGSRLDSLATFKHKTYRHWVALAAGDPRHQGRDEIFASAFFDAVHRPHVVALRWADGKFQPDADFEGFVRAIDRTDRPRTLAWQNLSFGHEARFAAPAELVYEKETYTPGPAMKLTRVRDEELFGYALGDWDGDKSEDLSLLQGGEHLRFFFKDMKWSASDAYGGTKNDLSLEDDKMASLSPRLVTLHGKGRDQLLVPHNIPGLGVRLTYFKFYKKSEILALSWNGLEMASVWRLPVEGYLADYDLGDGMRSGTDQLWLAVVNSGGKTILLGYKLP, from the coding sequence ATGGAAATATACGGTTTAATTCTGGCGGTTGTGTTGATGGTGCCGAATCTGTTGGTTGCCGCTGTTCCTGACGGTTACATCGTCAAGGTGGAAAGCGCGACCGTCTACCTCGATTGGGGCAAGGCCGCCGGCATTGAACCGGGCGCCCAATTTTCCGTCTACCGTTTCGGGAGTGAGCTGAAGCATCCGGTTTCTGGTGAGATTCTGGGGAAAACAGAGAATCCGGTTGGTGCAGGCATGATCGATCGTGTGGAGGATAAATTTTCCATCGGCCGGATCTTGAGCGGCCAGGAGACGGTGAAAACGGGGGATCGGACCCGATTAATGGAAACCCCTGCGTTGCTGGTACCGGCGGTTGTTCCTGCTATTGTGTCGGGGACTTCGACGCCTGCCCAGGTGCCCCAGGAAATCTGGCGCAGCGAGCCGCTCAAAGGGGAAGCCGTTGGGATCGCGCTCGCGGATATCGACGGAGACGGCCAGAAAGAGGTTGTTGTTGCCTACCGTGACCAGATCGAAGCCTTCCGGTGGAATGGCAGCCGTCTGGACTCGCTGGCGACGTTTAAACACAAGACCTACCGTCACTGGGTCGCCTTGGCGGCGGGGGATCCGCGCCATCAGGGCCGCGACGAGATTTTTGCCTCCGCCTTTTTTGACGCGGTGCATCGTCCTCATGTCGTGGCGCTGCGCTGGGCAGACGGCAAGTTTCAGCCGGATGCTGATTTTGAGGGGTTTGTGCGCGCGATCGACCGGACGGACCGTCCCCGCACGTTGGCCTGGCAGAACCTGAGCTTTGGTCACGAGGCGCGCTTTGCGGCTCCCGCTGAACTGGTGTATGAAAAAGAAACATACACGCCTGGTCCGGCGATGAAATTAACACGGGTCCGGGATGAGGAGTTGTTCGGCTATGCGCTCGGGGATTGGGACGGGGACAAATCCGAAGATCTGTCTTTGCTGCAGGGCGGGGAGCATTTGCGGTTCTTCTTCAAAGATATGAAGTGGAGCGCGTCCGATGCTTATGGCGGCACGAAGAATGATTTGTCTCTGGAAGACGACAAAATGGCCAGCCTTTCCCCGCGGCTGGTGACCCTTCACGGGAAGGGCCGCGATCAACTGCTGGTGCCGCACAATATCCCCGGGTTGGGTGTCCGGCTGACTTATTTTAAGTTCTATAAAAAGTCGGAGATCCTGGCGTTGTCGTGGAATGGACTGGAAATGGCCTCGGTCTGGCGGTTGCCCGTGGAAGGGTATCTCGCCGATTATGACTTGGGCGACGGGATGCGCAGCGGCACAGACCAGCTCTGGCTGGCGGTTGTGAATTCCGGAGGGAAAACGATCCTGCTCGGCTATAAACTCCCCTGA
- a CDS encoding HEAT repeat domain-containing protein translates to MKISILCTVVLLSGSVAVWGSGLPKASLQAIIKTLQDQNLEVRVAAAQALSQVPDDAAVKPLESALMASSDPAEQDALVKALCAIKDKSSVKRLSDALYNPQFTWGNGAKAKTIQVIARVGEKKTLKWLSDLAVSDQEPLVRAAALRALGELGAPPKKEEKKD, encoded by the coding sequence ATGAAAATATCTATTTTATGCACGGTTGTTTTGTTGTCGGGAAGTGTCGCTGTATGGGGATCCGGACTGCCGAAAGCCTCTCTGCAGGCCATCATTAAAACACTTCAGGATCAGAACCTGGAAGTGCGTGTGGCAGCGGCTCAGGCGCTGAGTCAGGTTCCGGATGATGCCGCGGTCAAACCGCTCGAGTCCGCGCTGATGGCCAGCAGCGATCCGGCGGAGCAGGATGCGCTGGTGAAAGCCCTCTGCGCGATCAAGGATAAGTCGTCGGTGAAGCGGCTGAGCGATGCCCTCTATAACCCGCAGTTCACCTGGGGCAACGGCGCCAAAGCCAAAACCATCCAGGTCATCGCCAGGGTCGGTGAAAAGAAAACACTTAAATGGCTCAGCGATCTGGCGGTCAGCGATCAGGAACCCTTGGTGCGCGCCGCGGCCCTTCGCGCGCTGGGCGAGCTGGGCGCCCCTCCGAAGAAAGAAGAGAAGAAGGATTAA
- a CDS encoding alpha/beta hydrolase encodes MRQWFVFLLICLLTLGGCSPQRFFYYPNQVLYNDPDRLRLDYSLVEYPSLNGHKLYGFFFRTPGKPLGTIVHFHGNYGNMTNHFPLTIFLLKEGFDVLSFDYQGYGESEGAPDQKNTIEDGLATVRYAQEHLRDKQTGVAILGQSLGGAIGIVVCAKEPLVRAAVIEASFTSYRQMSRVVLRRHWFTTPISWVLPFFLSKKNDPLVYVDRIAPRPLFFIHGEADQIVPSAMSQTLYAKASESKKLWIIPHAKHLECRRVGGRNYDQRVGDFFREALLPAATSYKNQ; translated from the coding sequence ATGAGGCAATGGTTTGTTTTTCTATTGATTTGTCTTTTGACACTGGGCGGCTGCAGCCCGCAGCGCTTTTTTTACTATCCGAACCAGGTGCTCTATAACGATCCGGACCGCCTTCGCCTGGATTACAGCCTGGTGGAGTATCCGAGCCTGAACGGGCACAAGCTTTATGGTTTTTTCTTTCGCACGCCGGGAAAACCCCTGGGGACCATTGTTCACTTCCATGGGAATTACGGCAACATGACCAACCATTTCCCCCTGACGATTTTCCTCCTCAAAGAAGGCTTTGATGTGTTGAGTTTTGATTACCAGGGTTATGGCGAATCCGAGGGAGCTCCGGACCAGAAAAATACGATTGAAGACGGCCTGGCCACAGTCCGTTACGCACAGGAACACCTGCGGGACAAACAAACGGGTGTCGCGATTTTAGGGCAATCGCTCGGCGGGGCGATCGGGATCGTGGTTTGTGCCAAAGAACCGCTGGTTCGCGCCGCCGTCATTGAAGCCTCTTTTACCTCCTACCGGCAAATGAGCCGCGTGGTCCTGCGCCGCCATTGGTTCACCACTCCGATTTCCTGGGTGCTCCCTTTCTTTCTCAGCAAAAAGAATGATCCCCTCGTCTATGTGGATCGGATCGCCCCTCGTCCGCTCTTCTTCATCCATGGAGAAGCTGATCAGATCGTTCCCTCCGCCATGTCCCAGACGCTTTATGCGAAAGCGTCTGAATCCAAAAAACTATGGATCATCCCTCACGCGAAACATTTGGAATGCCGAAGAGTGGGAGGCCGAAACTACGATCAGAGGGTAGGCGATTTCTTTCGCGAAGCACTTCTTCCCGCAGCGACTTCTTACAAAAACCAATAA
- a CDS encoding DUF4105 domain-containing protein produces the protein MLWVGIPVPSAAEESYLQILLQKAHQKQLSSQRYWQLLLHFRRSLLGRFQSEIDDPAFFYSPQGRRDPSAELDATLKAFFDPAPADPEATLHPQCRFPARYAWLHEELAIDDQRLPPQSCERFEKWKSRMDVESASLVFASYYMNNPASMYGHTFLRFNGKNRKPDEHLLDYAVNYGADVTTKSDVLFIIYGLGGLYRGRFSSIPYYMKVQEYNNLESRDLWEYELDLGPGSMDRLVGHLWELGGTSQAYFFLNKNCSYELLPVLEVAQPAFHLKDPFLLKTIPVDTLRQTIQAPGALVRVNRRPSHTSQMLRRRAGLLERERSLTKRLGRHPTDEEANGKLNALPEDRQALVLDSAYDLFRYDVGFKRPQPAVVLERERELLLLRQKRATPTPVLETPAQEETPARPDQMHKTGRLGLSYGFASRGHFEELSIRPAAHDQDDPSEGFLPASKLEMFHLKLRYDNDRKTAYIQQFALIDFMSLTSWDRWIHLPSWKVNTGLSVASDLGRDPENSLTYGLNLGIGPSLRMPWARNAWVYAMAETDLGVGGVFRDAYRLGGGASGGALAEWGKWFRLRFQSTYLRYPLGEPGSMVKLQLVPSVQLTNDLGLRVQLQRQSVYKEALFSFYWFL, from the coding sequence GTGCTGTGGGTAGGGATTCCTGTTCCGTCAGCCGCGGAAGAATCTTATCTGCAGATCCTCCTCCAGAAAGCCCACCAGAAACAACTTTCCAGTCAGCGGTATTGGCAGCTGCTTCTGCACTTCCGCCGAAGCCTTTTAGGACGATTTCAGAGCGAAATTGATGATCCGGCCTTCTTCTATTCGCCGCAAGGGCGCCGCGATCCTTCCGCGGAACTCGATGCCACCCTGAAGGCCTTTTTCGATCCTGCGCCGGCAGACCCGGAGGCCACCCTCCATCCGCAGTGCCGTTTTCCCGCCCGCTACGCATGGCTTCACGAGGAATTGGCGATCGATGATCAGCGTCTTCCGCCCCAGAGCTGTGAACGGTTTGAAAAATGGAAAAGCCGCATGGATGTCGAATCCGCCAGCCTGGTCTTTGCTTCCTATTACATGAATAACCCGGCGTCGATGTACGGCCATACCTTCCTGCGTTTCAATGGGAAAAACCGCAAACCCGACGAGCATTTGCTGGACTATGCGGTGAACTATGGGGCCGACGTCACAACCAAGAGCGATGTCCTTTTCATTATTTATGGTCTGGGCGGGCTCTATCGCGGGCGTTTCTCGAGTATCCCGTATTACATGAAGGTCCAGGAGTACAACAACCTGGAATCCCGTGATTTATGGGAGTACGAACTCGACCTGGGCCCCGGAAGCATGGATCGTCTCGTCGGTCATCTCTGGGAGCTGGGTGGAACGTCGCAGGCGTATTTCTTTCTGAACAAGAACTGCTCTTATGAACTGCTTCCTGTTCTGGAAGTCGCGCAACCGGCGTTTCACTTGAAGGATCCCTTTTTGCTGAAGACCATCCCGGTGGACACGCTGCGTCAGACGATACAAGCTCCCGGGGCTCTCGTGCGGGTGAACCGGAGGCCTTCTCATACGAGCCAGATGCTGCGCCGCCGGGCCGGATTGTTGGAGCGGGAGAGGAGTCTCACCAAACGATTGGGGCGGCATCCAACGGATGAGGAGGCTAACGGAAAGCTGAACGCTCTTCCGGAGGATCGACAGGCGCTTGTTCTGGATTCCGCTTATGACCTGTTTCGATATGACGTGGGATTCAAGCGCCCGCAACCGGCCGTCGTTCTGGAGCGGGAGAGGGAGCTGTTGTTGTTGCGTCAGAAACGGGCGACGCCGACCCCGGTTCTCGAGACTCCGGCTCAGGAAGAAACCCCTGCGCGTCCGGACCAGATGCACAAGACCGGTCGTCTGGGCCTGAGTTACGGTTTTGCCAGCCGCGGGCATTTTGAAGAACTCTCCATCCGTCCGGCGGCGCACGATCAAGATGATCCCTCCGAAGGTTTTCTTCCCGCCAGTAAGCTCGAAATGTTTCATCTCAAACTGCGTTATGACAATGACCGGAAGACCGCCTATATCCAGCAATTTGCCCTGATCGATTTCATGTCCTTGACGTCCTGGGACCGGTGGATTCATCTCCCGTCCTGGAAAGTGAACACCGGTCTATCCGTTGCTTCGGATCTGGGGCGGGATCCCGAGAACAGCCTGACCTATGGTCTGAATCTGGGGATTGGTCCTTCCCTGCGCATGCCGTGGGCCAGAAATGCGTGGGTCTATGCGATGGCGGAAACGGATCTGGGTGTCGGCGGTGTGTTCCGAGATGCGTATCGCCTCGGAGGCGGGGCGAGCGGCGGGGCGCTCGCGGAGTGGGGGAAATGGTTCCGGCTGCGTTTCCAGAGCACGTATCTTCGCTACCCGCTGGGGGAACCCGGATCTATGGTCAAACTCCAGCTGGTTCCCAGCGTTCAACTGACAAACGATCTCGGCCTTCGTGTCCAGCTCCAGCGCCAGAGTGTTTACAAGGAAGCGTTGTTCTCGTTTTATTGGTTTTTGTAA
- a CDS encoding DUF3015 family protein — MKSFLKAGLLLVLPSIALAVGGNHTMAGCGLGYLLLSNKDQSKATQILGATTNGTSYSQTFGITSGTSGCTEDGAVKLARATEVFAEVNLNSLRQEIAAGQGEYVSTFASLLGATETNRLPMIQFLKSEYPALFPTAETGSDEMLKVLSEKLSQHPELLS; from the coding sequence ATGAAATCATTTCTAAAAGCAGGTTTGTTGTTAGTCCTTCCGTCTATTGCCCTGGCGGTCGGCGGGAATCATACGATGGCGGGATGCGGTCTGGGGTATCTGCTGTTGTCCAATAAGGATCAATCCAAAGCGACGCAGATTCTGGGCGCGACGACCAATGGGACGTCGTACAGCCAGACCTTTGGAATCACGTCGGGGACCTCCGGCTGCACGGAAGACGGTGCCGTGAAGCTGGCCCGTGCGACCGAAGTGTTTGCCGAAGTCAACCTGAACTCGCTTCGCCAGGAAATCGCGGCGGGGCAGGGCGAATACGTCTCGACGTTTGCGTCCCTCCTGGGCGCTACGGAAACCAATCGGCTGCCGATGATCCAGTTCCTGAAATCGGAATACCCGGCGCTTTTCCCGACAGCGGAAACCGGATCCGATGAGATGCTGAAGGTCCTTTCAGAAAAGCTGTCCCAGCACCCTGAACTGCTCAGCTAA
- a CDS encoding DUF3015 family protein, whose amino-acid sequence MRKIVIICLVASVLPSLASAKGTHPMAGCGLGYLAFGSQQNSKVYQILAATVNNIVSPQTSAITSGTSGCTEDGAVKLAQQAQVYAAVNLDSLRHEMAKGEGEYVTAFASLLGATGSNQSALLQLFKSDYTYLFPTASTTSDELLEHLSERLAQHPGLVG is encoded by the coding sequence ATGAGAAAAATCGTCATCATTTGTTTAGTGGCAAGCGTGTTGCCCTCACTCGCTTCGGCAAAAGGGACCCATCCGATGGCGGGCTGCGGCTTGGGCTATCTCGCATTCGGCAGTCAGCAGAATTCAAAGGTCTATCAAATTCTGGCGGCGACGGTGAACAACATCGTCTCTCCCCAGACCTCGGCGATCACGTCGGGAACGTCCGGCTGTACGGAAGACGGAGCGGTCAAACTAGCGCAGCAGGCGCAAGTTTACGCGGCGGTCAACCTGGACAGCCTGCGTCATGAAATGGCCAAGGGTGAAGGAGAGTATGTGACGGCCTTTGCGTCACTGCTCGGCGCCACCGGATCGAACCAGTCGGCGCTTCTGCAACTGTTCAAGTCCGATTACACCTATCTGTTCCCAACGGCCAGCACAACGTCCGATGAGCTGTTGGAACATTTATCGGAACGCTTGGCTCAGCATCCCGGGTTGGTCGGCTAA
- a CDS encoding SRPBCC family protein encodes MARYWLFLDSKVQGPYEIPYLRKVPGFTLLTQVCAEGERTWRMADEVIDIKSYFLAPPRASSVVFDSGNTVAAPQPEQEAHPSELSVIDPQPSAEIPSTETVLPSAEEPPKTVSSPPPLRIVCTLCGFKNARGVTSCMKCGTVLNVPAESVAPEPGSQTPSENAPAETTPKAGPASQLLRIVCSLCGFKNPRDVKSCMKCGNNLSGQEASAVQSTGPKTTVDLKASSPAMAVSVSDTRSNTMVEMPVTRILILLALASVLGAGGFIGHRLWQSHHRLKAPPKPPEVVAAKPVTHPVHKVHHPRRSYSKRAVVALPGVHKSVISKPQPRPVVEPVHLEPAQVEAAPEASASYKVIEEATPLRQRHSAPLSSTYATKRRGERELWTEQSEQAVQQVQRSRIYGGQRTIQRNAEILMQILRDREYNTAFESGKRISLYNDLDWGASQKDGPVYEVRLTFSGGKEPDGTPRKPLRFAFNADLERGSVDPGGSEQLYSNTMHAFFDESRIPPEERRAIAKDTEEVVLAAQPDASPLALDTVARRFVSTYSTGALARVAGAFHLELVNKKLVHDPRLTRSAAEPPKSDSQPVAAAAPLSRENVAPEKKEKVMPSPRSGAIDYRMDNIGGRERRISLQTPSRATPGKLWETLTGYDRLKQFVPDLLVSEREGQDGSAIIVRTVSLTRLFFFVFKVNLHLRIIEHPQQHTLEFERIAGDFESFRGSIQIEPNGTSGSVFQLRATVIPKGRMPNWVLRDMTRHFLAPAVDAIRSRAES; translated from the coding sequence ATGGCTAGGTATTGGCTATTTCTCGATTCGAAAGTCCAGGGTCCCTACGAGATTCCGTATCTGCGGAAGGTCCCGGGCTTTACGCTTTTGACTCAGGTCTGCGCCGAAGGGGAGCGAACGTGGCGCATGGCCGATGAAGTCATCGATATCAAATCCTATTTTCTGGCTCCGCCGCGCGCGAGTTCTGTGGTTTTTGACAGCGGCAATACGGTGGCGGCCCCTCAGCCGGAACAGGAAGCCCATCCCTCGGAGCTCTCGGTGATCGATCCCCAGCCATCCGCTGAGATACCGTCGACGGAAACCGTTTTGCCGTCGGCGGAAGAGCCTCCCAAGACCGTTTCATCTCCCCCGCCGCTGCGGATCGTCTGCACCCTCTGTGGTTTCAAGAACGCCCGGGGCGTGACCTCCTGCATGAAATGCGGAACAGTTTTGAACGTTCCAGCGGAATCGGTTGCACCGGAACCCGGTTCACAAACGCCGTCTGAAAACGCTCCGGCGGAGACCACGCCGAAGGCAGGGCCGGCATCTCAACTCCTCCGGATCGTCTGCAGCCTCTGCGGTTTCAAGAATCCGCGGGACGTAAAGTCCTGTATGAAGTGCGGAAATAATTTGAGCGGCCAGGAAGCCAGTGCCGTTCAATCGACCGGACCCAAGACGACCGTTGATCTCAAGGCGTCATCGCCGGCGATGGCTGTTTCTGTTTCGGACACTCGCTCCAACACCATGGTGGAAATGCCGGTCACCCGGATTCTGATCCTTCTGGCCTTGGCCTCGGTTCTAGGAGCGGGGGGATTTATCGGCCATCGCCTATGGCAATCCCATCATCGGCTGAAAGCTCCTCCGAAGCCACCTGAGGTGGTGGCGGCAAAACCCGTGACCCACCCGGTTCATAAAGTTCATCACCCCCGCCGGTCCTATTCAAAACGAGCCGTCGTCGCCCTGCCGGGGGTTCATAAATCGGTTATCTCGAAACCCCAGCCCCGGCCGGTGGTTGAACCCGTTCATTTGGAACCCGCTCAGGTGGAGGCGGCACCGGAAGCCTCCGCCTCTTACAAAGTGATCGAAGAGGCGACGCCCCTGCGGCAACGCCACTCCGCGCCGCTGAGCTCGACCTACGCGACCAAGCGCCGCGGGGAGCGGGAATTGTGGACCGAGCAGAGCGAGCAGGCGGTTCAGCAGGTTCAGCGTTCCCGGATCTACGGAGGGCAGCGCACGATTCAGCGGAACGCCGAGATCCTGATGCAGATCCTGCGTGACCGGGAGTACAACACCGCTTTTGAAAGCGGGAAGCGGATCTCACTGTATAACGACTTGGATTGGGGAGCCAGCCAGAAAGATGGGCCGGTCTACGAGGTCCGGCTGACCTTTTCAGGCGGGAAAGAGCCGGACGGCACTCCCCGGAAACCGCTGCGTTTCGCATTCAATGCGGATCTGGAGCGCGGAAGCGTGGATCCGGGCGGCAGCGAGCAGCTTTATTCGAATACGATGCACGCCTTTTTTGACGAATCGCGCATTCCTCCCGAGGAACGGCGCGCCATCGCCAAAGACACCGAGGAAGTGGTGCTCGCGGCCCAGCCCGACGCGTCTCCTCTGGCGCTGGATACGGTGGCGAGGCGCTTTGTGTCCACGTATTCGACGGGTGCGCTGGCGCGCGTGGCCGGAGCGTTTCATCTGGAGCTGGTCAATAAAAAACTGGTCCATGATCCCCGTTTGACCCGTTCAGCCGCCGAGCCTCCCAAATCCGATTCTCAGCCGGTGGCCGCGGCCGCGCCGTTATCCCGTGAAAATGTCGCTCCGGAAAAAAAAGAAAAAGTCATGCCATCTCCCCGGAGCGGAGCCATCGATTACCGGATGGACAATATCGGCGGGCGCGAGCGCCGTATTTCTCTGCAGACCCCGAGCAGGGCCACACCCGGGAAACTCTGGGAGACGCTGACGGGCTATGACCGTTTGAAGCAGTTTGTGCCGGATCTTTTGGTCAGCGAACGGGAAGGGCAGGACGGTTCAGCCATTATCGTGCGCACGGTGTCGCTGACCCGGCTGTTCTTCTTCGTTTTCAAGGTCAACCTCCACCTCCGGATCATCGAGCACCCGCAGCAGCATACGCTGGAGTTCGAGCGGATCGCCGGCGACTTCGAAAGTTTCCGCGGTTCCATCCAGATCGAACCGAACGGCACCAGCGGCTCCGTCTTCCAGCTCCGGGCAACGGTGATCCCGAAAGGACGCATGCCGAACTGGGTGTTGCGGGATATGACCCGGCATTTCCTGGCCCCGGCCGTTGACGCCATCCGCTCCCGCGCCGAGTCTTAG